Part of the Nitrospirota bacterium genome is shown below.
ATCCACCAACAGTAATAAGCACAACAACAAAGGCAAGGCTGACATAGAGGTTAGAACCCGCCTGTCCCCATTTTGAGAGGATATACTCCTGTATCCTGATTCCGAGCTGAACACCAATAGTTGCTGAAGCTGCCATTACCAAGCCGAGTTTTATATCAACCTGCCCATACTTAAATCGTTTATATGCACCGACCAATGCCTTTGGGAACTTATGGCACATGTTACTCGCAACCGCAACTGTACCTGGAACACCAAGACTCATCATACCAGGTGTAAGGACAAAAGCCCCTCCAGAACCTATGAACCCACTGACCATACCGCCGATGAATCCTACAATAAACAAAAAGAGAAAGGTTAATAGATTCAAGTCAATAAATTTTAATGCCTCCTGAGTTACATCGTTCATCTTTCATTTCCTCCTATTATTTTTTATTTTTTCTTCTTAACCGCTTCAATACCCAAACATGACAGAAGATAACTGGCAAATGCACCATGCACAAATGAGAAGATAAACACAGTGATTATCGGCAGTGCTGCATACCAGCCACCACGGGTAAAATAATCCGTAACAGTATTTTGATTGATAAATACCGCTATATAAAGTCCTATTGAAAAGATTCCCCAGAATATCGCCTTGAAATATGGCTTTTTCCGTGGATTTCCATGACCTTCAGCCATCATCTTCCTCCTCTAAATTTAGTTTAGCGTTCTTAGTGACGAGTTCGGGGTATTTAAACTCCTAACTCCGAACCAAGAACTCCGAACTATTACCTTTACGTTCCAACAATAACCAGTGGACATTTCAACCCTTCCCATGCCCTTGAAAGTACTCTATCCTCCTTGCAGTCAATATTTAGGATATCTGATGATTCAATGACCACAAATTGAACATCCCTCCTTTTCTCTGTGTGATTGATAATCGCTTCCTTTATACATCCACTCCCCTGAATTATCTCATAAGGAATTTTTTCCTTTTTGAGTTCATCTTGAAAATGTTCCAGTAGACCGAGTATCTCACTGCCTTTGGTAACATAAAGGATTTCAAGTCCTGCATCTATCCTCTTGCAGATGTTAAGGGCATATCTGAATGATTTTCTATCAGATCCTCTTCCAGTTAATGTGAGCAGTATCTTTTTCCTTCCTTTCAGGATGTCTCTTGCTGTTTCGAATTCCCCTGCCTCAGCGAAGGCAGTGGCAGACATTATATCTTCAAAGTTTTTCATCAGCTTTTTCATATCATCCCTCTCGTGCGAAGGAAATCACTATTGATTCCCTTAACGATAAAGGTTATTACCTTTCTATTCCAGGTGCCCTTAACTCTTTGCGAATCCTCTTGGTCGGTGATATACGGTCTATCTTTCTGGGCCTCTCTTCTTCCCTCATGATCTCTCTTGCTGTCTCGGCCTCTCCTGCTTCTGCA
Proteins encoded:
- a CDS encoding universal stress protein; its protein translation is MKKLMKNFEDIMSATAFAEAGEFETARDILKGRKKILLTLTGRGSDRKSFRYALNICKRIDAGLEILYVTKGSEILGLLEHFQDELKKEKIPYEIIQGSGCIKEAIINHTEKRRDVQFVVIESSDILNIDCKEDRVLSRAWEGLKCPLVIVGT